A window of Phycobacter azelaicus contains these coding sequences:
- a CDS encoding helix-turn-helix domain-containing protein, protein MHTKIDKRLRAQQFRDRLNRAMGAREMSQSALARQTGVDRSTISQLLTDQGARLPNAHVVGACASALGVSADWLLSLSERPENAAELLASSMSVSEAPRALVDEQIFDWHREAAGYKIRHVPAALPDMLKTRALLEWEYAPHLGRSADQAIGASEDRLAWMRQAQSDYEIAMPTYELESFAQATGYYEGLPLEIRLEQLDHFEEICTQLYPRLRIYLFDAKRLFSSPLTIFGPLLCVFYAGSHYMAFRDRERVETFTNHFDRLVREADLTARQFPEKLRAYKDYPV, encoded by the coding sequence ATGCATACTAAAATCGACAAACGGTTGCGCGCTCAGCAGTTTCGGGACCGCCTGAACCGGGCGATGGGCGCCCGTGAAATGAGCCAAAGTGCCCTGGCTCGCCAGACCGGCGTGGATCGCTCTACCATTTCGCAGCTTCTTACAGACCAGGGCGCGCGGCTACCCAATGCCCATGTGGTCGGGGCCTGTGCATCGGCGCTTGGGGTTTCTGCGGATTGGCTTCTCAGCCTGTCGGAACGTCCTGAAAACGCCGCTGAACTGCTGGCCTCCAGCATGTCGGTGAGCGAAGCACCGCGCGCCCTGGTGGATGAGCAGATCTTCGATTGGCACCGGGAGGCCGCGGGCTACAAGATCCGCCATGTCCCCGCCGCCCTGCCTGACATGCTGAAAACCCGCGCATTACTGGAATGGGAGTATGCACCGCATCTGGGGCGCTCCGCCGATCAGGCCATCGGCGCATCCGAAGATCGCCTTGCCTGGATGCGTCAGGCCCAGTCCGACTATGAAATCGCCATGCCCACTTACGAGCTGGAGAGCTTTGCCCAGGCCACCGGGTATTACGAAGGGCTACCGCTGGAGATCCGCCTGGAACAACTGGACCACTTCGAAGAGATCTGTACCCAACTTTATCCCCGGCTCAGGATCTACCTCTTTGACGCCAAACGGTTGTTTTCCTCACCGCTGACGATCTTTGGCCCGCTCCTATGCGTGTTCTACGCGGGCAGCCACTACATGGCCTTCCGCGACCGCGAACGGGTCGAGACCTTCACCAATCACTTCGACAGGCTGGTGCGCGAGGCAGATCTGACCGCCCGCCAGTTCCCCGAGAAACTGCGCGCTTACAAGGATTATCCGGTTTAG
- a CDS encoding carnitine 3-dehydrogenase — protein sequence MKTAAIIGGGVIGGGWAARFLLNGWNVRVFDPDPEAERKIAEVLGNARRALPGLGNVALPAEGTLTFHPTIAEAVAGATWVQESAPERLDLKQKVYAELQEHVARGAVIGSSTSGYKPSQLQDGFTNAAQIVVAHPFNPVYLLPLVEVVTTEANSPEVIRKAKEIISGIGMYPLHLKKEIDAHVADRFLEAVWREALWLVKDGIATTEEIDNAIRYGFGIRWAQMGLFETYRVAGGEAGMKHFLAQFGPCLTWPWTKLMDVPEFNDELVDLIAGQSDAQSGKYSIRELERIRDDNLVGMMRALGNTNWGAGALQNAHDKAREGAMGLASTMGEITDPSQPVLTLNRVVPLDWTDYNGHMTESRYLDAFAQSTDRLMAIIGCDAEYIASGGSFFTAETHIRHIDEVHAGHPIQVRTRVILGEGKKMHLWHEMYEGDRLLATGEHMLLHVDLTTRRSAPPAPHLAENLATLARAHADLPVPEGLGRAIGAPR from the coding sequence ATGAAAACAGCAGCAATCATCGGCGGTGGGGTCATCGGCGGCGGATGGGCCGCGCGGTTCCTTTTGAACGGATGGAACGTGCGGGTCTTTGACCCTGATCCCGAAGCCGAGCGCAAGATCGCCGAGGTTCTGGGCAACGCGCGCCGCGCCCTGCCGGGGCTGGGGAATGTGGCGCTGCCTGCTGAGGGCACGCTGACCTTCCACCCCACCATTGCCGAGGCGGTCGCGGGGGCAACCTGGGTTCAGGAAAGCGCGCCCGAGCGGCTCGATCTGAAGCAGAAGGTCTACGCCGAGCTGCAAGAACACGTGGCGCGCGGCGCGGTGATCGGGTCTTCGACCTCGGGCTACAAGCCGTCGCAACTGCAGGACGGTTTCACGAATGCTGCGCAGATCGTCGTCGCGCATCCGTTCAACCCGGTCTACCTGCTGCCGCTGGTCGAAGTGGTCACCACCGAGGCGAACAGCCCCGAGGTGATCAGGAAGGCCAAGGAGATCATCTCCGGCATTGGCATGTATCCCCTGCATCTGAAAAAGGAAATCGACGCCCATGTGGCGGATCGCTTCCTTGAGGCGGTCTGGCGTGAGGCGCTGTGGCTGGTCAAGGACGGCATCGCCACGACGGAAGAGATCGACAATGCAATCCGCTACGGGTTCGGCATCCGCTGGGCGCAGATGGGCCTCTTTGAGACCTACCGCGTGGCGGGCGGTGAAGCGGGCATGAAGCATTTCCTGGCGCAGTTTGGTCCCTGCCTCACCTGGCCCTGGACCAAGCTGATGGATGTGCCCGAATTCAATGATGAGCTTGTGGATCTGATCGCGGGCCAGTCCGATGCGCAGTCGGGCAAATATTCGATCCGCGAGTTGGAGCGGATACGCGATGACAATCTTGTCGGCATGATGCGGGCACTGGGCAATACGAACTGGGGGGCAGGTGCGCTGCAGAACGCCCATGACAAGGCGCGCGAAGGGGCCATGGGCCTTGCCAGCACCATGGGGGAAATCACGGATCCCAGCCAGCCTGTGCTGACGCTCAACCGCGTGGTGCCGCTGGATTGGACCGACTACAATGGCCACATGACCGAGAGCCGCTACCTGGATGCCTTTGCCCAGTCCACCGATCGGCTGATGGCAATCATCGGCTGTGATGCGGAGTATATCGCCTCGGGCGGCAGCTTCTTCACCGCCGAAACCCATATCCGCCATATTGACGAGGTGCACGCGGGCCACCCCATTCAGGTCAGAACGCGGGTCATTCTGGGGGAGGGGAAGAAGATGCACCTCTGGCACGAAATGTACGAAGGGGACCGGCTCTTGGCGACCGGGGAGCATATGCTCTTGCACGTGGATCTGACGACGCGCCGCTCGGCGCCGCCCGCACCGCATCTTGCGGAAAACCTTGCCACCTTGGCGCGGGCCCATGCGGATCTGCCTGTGCCCGAAGGGCTGGGCCGCGCCATCGGCGCACCGCGTTAG
- a CDS encoding DUF2061 domain-containing protein, producing the protein METRRRSVVKAAIWNVIGFSVMTLVGFLATGSASVGGIMALVNTGLGFVTYLIYERVWAGISWGRAHV; encoded by the coding sequence ATGGAGACGCGCAGGCGGTCGGTCGTAAAGGCTGCGATCTGGAATGTGATTGGCTTCTCGGTGATGACCTTGGTGGGTTTCCTTGCCACCGGTTCGGCCAGCGTGGGCGGGATCATGGCGCTGGTGAATACTGGCCTCGGGTTCGTGACTTATCTGATCTACGAAAGGGTCTGGGCTGGCATTTCCTGGGGACGGGCGCATGTCTGA
- a CDS encoding GlxA family transcriptional regulator, with translation MKSAKNILQPEHRPLKCAVLVLDECNTLSFAAAVDPMRAANRLAGRCAFDWDYFGATGEAPMLTSGLTVPTTPLSRLEGCDLLIVVAGFQLARHATPSLLAGLRRIAGTGATIAGIDGGPWLMAEAGLLNDHPATTHWEDLENFSARFPDVDCRSDRFTVSDGRLTSGGATPAIEMMLHIISARHGAGFAARVAGLFLYDGPTSTPRPQSRLGGHKHNALTAKANALMEAALDDPMPLSQIAETLGTSPRSLQQQFRLRLNTTPQDHYLQLRLAEARRLVTDTDLPLMDVAMATGFTSQSSFARAFRLAHGTSARDLRMARNDAQSASYSAHGSDAENHRPITH, from the coding sequence ATGAAATCCGCGAAAAACATCCTGCAGCCCGAGCATCGCCCGCTGAAATGCGCGGTCCTGGTGCTGGACGAATGCAATACGCTCTCCTTTGCGGCGGCGGTCGATCCGATGCGGGCGGCCAACCGGCTTGCGGGACGCTGCGCCTTTGACTGGGACTATTTTGGCGCAACGGGTGAAGCGCCAATGCTGACCAGCGGGTTGACGGTGCCGACGACGCCGCTGTCACGGCTGGAGGGCTGCGATCTGTTGATCGTGGTGGCGGGGTTCCAGCTGGCACGCCACGCAACCCCCAGCCTGCTGGCAGGACTGCGCCGTATCGCGGGCACCGGCGCCACCATTGCGGGCATCGACGGCGGCCCCTGGTTGATGGCCGAGGCGGGCCTTCTGAACGATCACCCCGCGACCACCCATTGGGAGGATCTGGAGAATTTCTCGGCCCGCTTCCCCGATGTGGATTGCCGCAGCGACCGGTTCACTGTCTCTGACGGGCGCCTAACCTCGGGTGGTGCAACCCCGGCGATCGAAATGATGCTGCATATCATCAGCGCGCGCCACGGCGCCGGGTTCGCCGCCCGCGTGGCCGGGTTGTTCCTCTACGATGGTCCGACCAGCACGCCACGCCCGCAAAGCCGTCTTGGCGGACACAAGCACAACGCGCTGACCGCCAAGGCCAACGCGCTGATGGAGGCCGCGCTGGACGATCCCATGCCGCTGTCCCAAATTGCCGAGACCTTGGGCACTAGCCCCCGCAGTCTCCAGCAGCAGTTCCGCCTGCGCCTGAACACCACACCGCAGGATCACTACCTGCAGTTGCGCTTGGCCGAAGCCCGGCGGCTGGTGACGGATACCGACCTGCCGCTGATGGATGTGGCTATGGCGACAGGCTTCACTTCGCAGTCAAGCTTTGCCCGTGCGTTTCGGCTCGCCCATGGCACCTCGGCCCGCGATTTGCGTATGGCGCGCAATGACGCGCAATCGGCCAGCTATTCCGCGCATGGATCAGACGCAGAGAACCATCGTCCGATCACCCATTGA
- a CDS encoding SDR family oxidoreductase yields the protein MRVLITAGASGIGRAMGEAFDVASAEVWVTDLDAAALKDLPENWHARQANAADEAQMRAVFDEIAAAGGLDVLCANAGIAGPTAQVEDIDLQDWRACVSVNLEGAFLAAKYATPLMKSAGRGAIILTSSTAGIYGYPNRAPYAAAKWAVIGLMKTLAMELGPHGIRANAICPGAVEGPRMEGVLEREAELKGMSRDAVYQGYAAGTSMRSWVRAEDVANMAVFLGSDAARLVSGQVIAVDGHTENPDPKV from the coding sequence GTGCGGGTTCTGATCACGGCGGGCGCTTCTGGCATCGGGCGCGCCATGGGCGAGGCGTTTGATGTGGCGAGCGCCGAGGTCTGGGTTACCGATCTGGACGCGGCAGCGCTGAAAGACTTGCCGGAGAACTGGCACGCCCGACAGGCCAATGCAGCCGACGAGGCCCAGATGCGCGCGGTCTTTGATGAGATCGCGGCGGCTGGTGGGCTGGATGTGCTCTGCGCCAATGCAGGAATCGCCGGGCCAACCGCACAGGTCGAGGACATCGACCTTCAGGACTGGCGCGCCTGCGTCAGCGTCAATCTGGAGGGCGCCTTTCTGGCGGCGAAATACGCCACGCCCCTGATGAAATCGGCGGGGCGGGGGGCGATCATCCTGACGTCCTCCACCGCCGGGATCTATGGCTATCCCAACCGCGCGCCCTACGCGGCTGCGAAATGGGCCGTCATCGGGCTGATGAAGACTCTGGCGATGGAGCTGGGACCGCACGGTATCCGCGCCAATGCGATCTGTCCCGGCGCAGTCGAAGGGCCGCGGATGGAGGGCGTTCTGGAGCGGGAGGCCGAGCTCAAGGGGATGAGCCGCGATGCGGTCTATCAGGGCTATGCGGCGGGCACCTCCATGCGCTCCTGGGTCAGGGCCGAGGATGTGGCCAATATGGCGGTGTTCCTGGGATCTGATGCGGCGCGGCTGGTATCCGGACAAGTGATTGCCGTGGATGGTCACACCGAAAACCCGGATCCCAAGGTCTAA
- a CDS encoding rhodanese-like domain-containing protein produces MTFTTKKSFKDLVAESNAVVQHVNIEEAQVLLSQSHTQFVDLRDIRELYRTGVIPGAFSCPRGMLEFWIDPESPYYKEVFGSEKLFVFYCDNGWRSALAAKAALDMGLPEVRHLEGGLDAWMQSGCALSPVKW; encoded by the coding sequence ATGACATTCACCACAAAGAAGAGTTTCAAGGACCTTGTCGCCGAATCTAACGCTGTGGTCCAGCACGTCAACATAGAGGAAGCGCAGGTACTGCTGAGCCAGAGCCACACGCAATTCGTGGACCTGCGTGACATCCGTGAGCTCTACCGGACTGGTGTCATTCCTGGTGCATTTTCGTGCCCCCGCGGCATGCTGGAATTCTGGATCGACCCCGAAAGCCCCTATTACAAAGAAGTCTTTGGAAGCGAGAAACTGTTCGTCTTTTACTGCGATAACGGCTGGCGTTCGGCCCTGGCAGCCAAGGCCGCTCTCGACATGGGCCTGCCTGAAGTCCGTCATCTGGAAGGTGGTTTGGACGCCTGGATGCAAAGCGGCTGCGCCTTGTCCCCCGTAAAATGGTGA
- a CDS encoding 3-keto-5-aminohexanoate cleavage protein produces MPLTMNRDVFITCAVTGSGGTQDRSPHVPRSPEQIAESAIAAAKAGAAVVHCHVRDPETGAPSRDLGLYREVTDRIRDSATDVVLNLTAGMGGDIVFGDVENPLPVKDAGTDMIGATARMAHVAECLPEICTLDCGTMNFAEADYVMTNTPGMLRAMGQMMTDLGVKPEIEAFDTGHLWFAKQLVSEGILTSPALVQLCMGVPWGAPNDLNTFMAMVNNVPGDWDWSAFSLGRDQMAYVAASVLAGGNVRVGLEDNLWLKKGVLAENWQLVERAGTIIENMGARVIGPEEVRDKLGLVKRAPVAK; encoded by the coding sequence ATGCCTCTGACAATGAACCGCGACGTCTTCATCACCTGCGCCGTCACCGGCTCGGGCGGCACCCAGGACCGCAGCCCGCATGTGCCCCGCTCGCCTGAGCAGATCGCCGAAAGCGCCATAGCGGCGGCCAAGGCGGGCGCTGCCGTTGTGCACTGCCACGTGCGCGATCCCGAAACCGGCGCGCCGAGCCGTGATCTGGGCCTTTACCGCGAAGTCACCGACCGCATCCGCGACAGCGCTACCGATGTGGTTTTGAACCTGACCGCAGGCATGGGCGGCGATATCGTCTTTGGTGACGTGGAAAACCCGCTACCCGTGAAAGACGCAGGGACCGATATGATCGGCGCTACCGCGCGCATGGCCCATGTGGCCGAGTGCCTGCCCGAGATTTGCACGCTCGACTGCGGCACCATGAACTTTGCCGAGGCCGACTACGTGATGACCAACACCCCCGGCATGCTGCGCGCCATGGGGCAGATGATGACAGATCTGGGGGTGAAGCCCGAGATCGAAGCCTTTGACACCGGCCATCTGTGGTTCGCCAAGCAGCTCGTCTCCGAAGGCATCCTGACCAGCCCCGCACTGGTTCAGCTCTGCATGGGGGTGCCCTGGGGCGCGCCCAATGACCTCAACACCTTCATGGCGATGGTCAACAACGTGCCCGGTGATTGGGACTGGTCTGCCTTCTCGCTCGGGCGCGATCAGATGGCCTATGTGGCGGCCTCGGTTCTGGCGGGCGGCAATGTGCGCGTCGGTCTTGAGGACAACCTCTGGCTAAAAAAGGGCGTTCTGGCCGAGAATTGGCAGCTGGTGGAGCGCGCAGGCACCATCATCGAAAACATGGGCGCCCGCGTGATCGGCCCCGAAGAGGTGCGCGACAAGCTGGGCCTCGTGAAACGCGCGCCGGTTGCAAAGTAA
- a CDS encoding MFS transporter, protein MRLILSFAALFLSVILLQLSAGGVGPLDAISGLTLGFSKEEIGLLGSAHFLGFFVGCWWAPRLMGTVGHSRAFAVCTALGAMGLIGHTLTEAPLAWAAMRIASGLSVAGCYTVIEAWMNAKVTNGNRGRTMGTYRLADLIASLAAQLMIAVLPPASYVSYNLLALLCCAALLPLTLTRASQPATPAAPRLRPGLAWRCSPLAVVGVIVAAIGAASFRMVGPIYGTEVGLELNQIAFFLAAFVLGGALAQYPVGWLADKFDRRWVLIWLSGAAILACGLTVMISGYSTEATMLMAGLFGLSAFPVFSVSSAHANDFATSEERVELAAALMFFYALGAIAAPYVSSVLIGSFGPKALFAFIALGHLALIVFGLSRMRSRPTPEERTNYVYAPRTSFTIGRLTKGERENR, encoded by the coding sequence ATGCGCCTGATCCTATCCTTTGCTGCCCTCTTTTTATCCGTCATTCTCCTCCAACTCTCTGCAGGCGGCGTGGGGCCCCTTGATGCCATCTCGGGACTTACGCTTGGGTTCAGCAAAGAAGAGATCGGTCTTCTCGGCTCAGCGCATTTTCTTGGCTTCTTCGTCGGCTGCTGGTGGGCACCGCGCCTGATGGGCACGGTCGGACATTCGCGCGCCTTTGCCGTCTGCACCGCCCTGGGCGCCATGGGGCTGATCGGCCACACCCTGACCGAAGCGCCCCTGGCCTGGGCCGCCATGCGCATTGCCTCGGGGCTTTCGGTGGCCGGCTGCTACACGGTGATCGAAGCCTGGATGAACGCCAAGGTCACCAATGGAAACCGCGGGCGGACCATGGGCACCTACCGGCTGGCCGACCTTATCGCATCGCTGGCTGCGCAACTGATGATCGCGGTGCTGCCACCCGCCTCTTATGTGTCCTACAACCTCCTGGCCCTTTTGTGTTGCGCTGCGCTTTTGCCACTGACCCTGACCCGAGCCAGCCAACCAGCCACACCTGCCGCCCCTCGCCTGCGGCCTGGGCTTGCTTGGCGCTGCTCACCGCTGGCCGTCGTCGGTGTGATCGTGGCAGCCATTGGGGCTGCATCCTTTCGCATGGTCGGGCCGATCTATGGCACCGAAGTCGGCCTCGAGCTGAACCAGATTGCCTTTTTCCTCGCCGCCTTCGTCCTCGGCGGAGCGCTGGCGCAATATCCGGTGGGCTGGCTTGCGGACAAATTCGACCGCCGCTGGGTGCTGATCTGGCTTTCGGGAGCCGCCATCCTAGCCTGTGGTCTGACCGTTATGATCTCTGGCTACAGCACCGAAGCCACGATGCTGATGGCCGGCCTCTTCGGCCTCTCGGCCTTTCCAGTTTTTTCCGTCTCTTCCGCCCATGCCAACGATTTTGCCACCTCTGAGGAGCGGGTCGAGCTGGCGGCAGCCCTGATGTTCTTCTATGCGCTTGGGGCCATTGCCGCGCCCTATGTCTCTTCGGTGCTGATCGGAAGTTTCGGCCCCAAAGCCCTGTTTGCCTTCATCGCCTTGGGGCACCTGGCCTTGATCGTCTTTGGCCTGTCGCGCATGCGGTCGCGCCCGACCCCGGAAGAGCGCACCAACTACGTCTATGCGCCGCGCACCTCCTTCACCATCGGACGCCTCACCAAGGGTGAACGGGAAAACCGGTAG
- a CDS encoding flotillin family protein encodes MEFEFLLIVVVGILVLFALISLSIGRIYRRSTREISLIRTGLRGKKVIMDGGVFVLPLLHEISPVNMKTLRLEVKRDGEAALITQDRMRVDVGVEFYVSVNATFEGIARAAQTLGSRTFDVEQLREMIEGKLIDGLRAVAAQMTMDGLHENRADFVQEVQNAVSEDLLKNGLSLESVSLTALDQTPFEALDENNAFNAVGMRRLAEVIATSKKERAQIDAEADVAVRRAAMEAERHKLLIEQDEEQARIEQKQKVETLRVAQEAEIAARTEDSVRETERARIAREEAIRAADIERERKIREAEISKERELEVAEQERQIIIAQKSEEESRARASADLARAEATKATEAVATARQVAEAERQKQIVLIEATREAERQATAIRLAAQAEKEAAADRAEARREEAQAEADALNIRAEAKKNDMLAEAEGKRAIVEADNVLSEAQIRFKVDLARIEAMPSIVAEMVKPAEKIDSIKIHQVGGMGTGAGGAGAVAASAGGGDKPVVNQALDSIMGMAVQMPALKKLGEELGLSMEEGVAGLTSGALGVSPEPAAKDDTMEVEGPAVEEVEEPIAPQA; translated from the coding sequence ATGGAGTTTGAGTTTCTGCTGATTGTTGTAGTTGGTATTCTGGTTTTGTTTGCTTTGATTTCGCTCAGCATTGGGCGCATATACAGGCGCTCAACCCGCGAAATCAGTCTCATAAGAACAGGACTGCGCGGCAAAAAGGTCATCATGGATGGCGGTGTTTTTGTGCTGCCGTTGCTGCATGAGATCAGCCCGGTCAACATGAAGACCCTGCGCCTTGAGGTGAAGCGCGACGGTGAAGCGGCGCTGATCACCCAGGACCGGATGCGCGTCGATGTGGGCGTTGAATTCTACGTTTCGGTCAATGCCACCTTTGAGGGGATCGCCCGCGCGGCTCAGACCCTTGGCAGCCGCACCTTCGATGTGGAGCAGCTGCGCGAGATGATCGAAGGCAAGCTGATCGACGGTCTGCGCGCCGTGGCCGCCCAGATGACCATGGATGGGCTGCATGAAAACCGCGCCGACTTTGTTCAGGAGGTGCAGAATGCCGTCTCCGAGGATCTGTTGAAGAACGGCCTGTCGCTGGAATCCGTCTCTTTGACGGCGCTGGATCAGACGCCGTTTGAAGCGCTTGATGAAAACAACGCCTTTAACGCGGTGGGTATGCGCAGGCTGGCCGAGGTGATTGCCACCTCGAAGAAAGAACGCGCCCAGATCGATGCTGAGGCAGATGTCGCCGTACGCCGCGCCGCGATGGAAGCCGAGCGTCACAAGCTGTTGATCGAACAGGACGAAGAACAGGCCCGGATCGAGCAGAAGCAGAAAGTCGAGACTCTGCGCGTTGCGCAAGAGGCCGAGATCGCCGCCCGCACCGAGGACAGCGTGCGCGAAACCGAACGGGCACGGATTGCGCGGGAAGAGGCCATCCGCGCCGCCGACATCGAACGCGAGCGCAAGATCCGCGAGGCCGAAATCTCCAAGGAGCGCGAGCTGGAGGTGGCCGAACAGGAACGCCAGATCATCATCGCACAGAAATCCGAAGAGGAAAGCCGCGCCCGGGCCTCGGCCGATCTGGCCCGCGCCGAAGCCACCAAGGCGACAGAAGCGGTGGCAACCGCCCGCCAGGTGGCCGAGGCCGAGCGTCAGAAGCAGATCGTTCTGATCGAAGCGACGCGCGAGGCAGAACGTCAGGCGACCGCCATTCGCCTTGCCGCCCAGGCAGAGAAGGAAGCCGCTGCCGACCGCGCCGAGGCTCGCCGCGAAGAGGCTCAGGCCGAAGCAGATGCGCTCAACATCCGTGCTGAGGCTAAGAAGAACGACATGCTGGCCGAGGCCGAAGGCAAGCGCGCCATCGTGGAGGCGGACAATGTCCTTTCGGAGGCGCAGATCCGCTTCAAGGTCGATCTTGCCCGGATCGAGGCGATGCCCTCTATCGTGGCCGAAATGGTCAAACCTGCCGAAAAGATCGACTCGATCAAGATCCACCAAGTGGGGGGTATGGGCACTGGCGCGGGCGGTGCAGGCGCGGTGGCGGCCTCTGCGGGGGGCGGCGACAAGCCTGTCGTCAATCAGGCGCTCGATTCCATCATGGGCATGGCCGTGCAGATGCCCGCGCTCAAGAAACTGGGCGAAGAACTGGGCCTGTCGATGGAGGAGGGCGTGGCCGGACTCACCAGCGGTGCCTTGGGCGTATCCCCTGAACCGGCCGCCAAGGATGACACGATGGAAGTGGAAGGTCCTGCGGTGGAGGAGGTCGAGGAGCCGATAGCGCCGCAGGCTTAG
- a CDS encoding rhodanese-like domain-containing protein — protein sequence MPQTIIKGIKALLAEANSMVDTMSIDEAKEKAQDEGYVFVDLRDIRELQRSGMIPGAFSCPRGMLEFWIDPESPYHKPVFNQDKTYVFYCASAWRSALSARVAMEMGLSPVLHLEGGFTKWVEEGGPVVPRDS from the coding sequence ATGCCGCAGACCATCATCAAAGGAATAAAAGCCTTGCTCGCCGAAGCCAATTCCATGGTCGACACCATGTCTATCGACGAGGCCAAGGAAAAGGCTCAGGACGAAGGCTATGTCTTCGTTGACCTGCGCGACATCCGAGAACTGCAACGCTCTGGCATGATCCCCGGTGCGTTTTCCTGCCCGCGGGGCATGCTGGAATTCTGGATCGATCCCGAAAGCCCCTACCACAAACCCGTCTTCAATCAGGACAAGACCTATGTCTTCTACTGCGCCAGCGCCTGGCGATCAGCCCTCAGCGCCCGCGTTGCCATGGAGATGGGACTGTCCCCGGTTCTGCATTTGGAGGGCGGCTTTACCAAATGGGTCGAAGAGGGCGGCCCGGTGGTGCCCCGCGACAGCTAA
- a CDS encoding OB-fold-containig protein, producing MLQFLLEGGFAPFTLALALLTGLMVLELVALLLGGSLIGSDGDADLDLDAGEVGDFDLDLDGADLGGVEGIDAADLDLPDADLELAPDTPVDAGASASAGLAGWLGLGRMPMVIWLGAVLLGFGLLGMGLQVALSSTLGLTAPAWVAAIPAGGFAFWFARVFGGGFARVLPQTETEVLSERNLGRRRGIVTQGTAASGRPAEVRVIDGYGNAHYLRAEPLKEGETIAQGTEVLVIRDRRKGSYVLVAVSE from the coding sequence ATGCTGCAATTCCTGCTTGAGGGCGGCTTTGCCCCCTTTACCCTGGCGCTTGCGCTGCTGACCGGCCTGATGGTGCTGGAACTGGTGGCGCTGCTATTGGGGGGCAGTCTGATCGGCTCTGATGGTGATGCGGATCTGGATCTCGACGCGGGAGAGGTCGGTGATTTCGATCTTGACCTTGATGGTGCGGATCTGGGCGGGGTTGAGGGCATTGACGCCGCCGATCTGGATCTGCCGGATGCGGATCTGGAGCTTGCCCCGGATACGCCAGTGGACGCAGGTGCTTCGGCATCAGCGGGCTTGGCTGGCTGGCTCGGGCTGGGCCGCATGCCGATGGTGATCTGGCTCGGCGCTGTATTGCTGGGCTTTGGCCTGTTGGGCATGGGCCTGCAGGTAGCTTTGTCTTCGACCCTGGGGCTGACGGCTCCCGCTTGGGTCGCGGCCATTCCCGCAGGCGGTTTTGCCTTCTGGTTCGCGCGGGTCTTTGGCGGGGGTTTTGCCCGTGTCCTGCCCCAGACCGAGACGGAGGTCCTGTCAGAGCGCAATCTTGGCCGTCGCCGTGGCATCGTCACCCAAGGCACTGCGGCCAGCGGGCGCCCTGCCGAAGTGCGCGTCATTGATGGCTACGGCAATGCTCATTACCTGCGCGCCGAACCCCTGAAAGAGGGGGAGACCATCGCCCAGGGCACCGAGGTTCTGGTGATCCGGGATCGGCGCAAAGGGAGTTACGTGCTTGTTGCCGTCTCCGAATAA